From the Ruminiclostridium josui JCM 17888 genome, one window contains:
- a CDS encoding [Fe-Fe] hydrogenase large subunit C-terminal domain-containing protein produces MSIIQFKEANCKNCYKCIRSCPVNAIAFKNEQAEIIHDECMLCGICLTACPQNAKSVNSDVEKVKKFIQKREKVYVSLAPSFISAFDHDEKWIYYALKKLGFTHIEGTANGAYQVSRQYESLLKQKQMKNIITSCCSSIILLIEKYYPQLLDQLAPVVSPMIAHAKMLRETYGQRIRVVFIGPCISKKEEYNDLQNDSQIDAVLTFDDLDKWFEEEGLYESDEIIDGIKGFDTSARIYPIPGGILKTIDRKYKKNYRSISVDGVERCMDVLQSIVEGDIENYFIEMSSCKGGCLGGPCMKHVPGGFLTARERLLNYAKRTGIQTNSALTNSVMALTKVDLKKKFVDRSKKLEVPSEAVIQGILNSIGKFSKDKELNCGACGYHSCREKAIAVFHGKAQVHMCLPYMRERAESISNIIINYTPYAIFALDESLKIQELNKSAQQMFNLGARNMNGKSILEILPCDGFEQVLEGAENVYDEKYVYEKYGMVVKQSIINVKQHNTVIVIINDITKEEAQRQKILESRSQNIDIAQKIMEKQMTVAQEIASLLGETTAETKVALTKLKKSIMSEMGEL; encoded by the coding sequence ATGAGCATAATTCAATTTAAAGAAGCGAACTGTAAAAACTGTTATAAATGTATACGAAGCTGCCCTGTAAACGCTATTGCATTTAAAAACGAACAGGCTGAAATCATACATGACGAGTGTATGCTTTGTGGAATTTGCCTTACGGCATGTCCTCAGAATGCAAAAAGTGTTAACAGTGATGTTGAAAAAGTTAAAAAGTTTATACAGAAACGTGAAAAAGTTTATGTGAGTCTTGCACCTTCATTTATTTCTGCATTTGACCATGATGAAAAGTGGATTTATTATGCCCTGAAAAAGCTCGGATTTACACATATAGAAGGAACAGCCAATGGTGCTTATCAGGTATCAAGGCAGTATGAAAGTCTTTTGAAGCAGAAGCAGATGAAAAACATCATAACCAGCTGCTGCTCATCAATAATATTATTAATAGAAAAATATTATCCTCAGCTCTTGGATCAGCTTGCTCCGGTAGTTTCTCCCATGATAGCTCATGCTAAAATGCTCAGGGAAACATATGGACAAAGAATAAGAGTTGTATTTATAGGACCTTGTATTTCAAAGAAAGAAGAATATAATGACCTTCAAAATGACAGTCAAATTGATGCTGTACTAACTTTTGATGATTTGGATAAGTGGTTTGAGGAAGAAGGCCTGTATGAGTCAGATGAAATTATTGACGGTATAAAAGGCTTTGATACATCAGCGAGAATATATCCCATACCTGGCGGTATCTTAAAAACTATTGACAGAAAATACAAGAAAAATTACAGATCTATTAGTGTAGATGGTGTTGAACGATGCATGGATGTTCTCCAATCCATAGTAGAAGGTGATATTGAAAATTATTTCATTGAAATGAGCAGCTGCAAAGGAGGCTGCTTGGGGGGGCCATGCATGAAACATGTACCTGGAGGATTTCTCACTGCAAGAGAGAGACTTTTAAACTATGCAAAAAGGACAGGAATTCAAACGAATTCGGCGCTGACAAACTCTGTAATGGCTTTGACTAAGGTTGATTTAAAGAAGAAATTCGTTGACAGGTCAAAGAAACTGGAAGTACCGTCAGAGGCAGTAATACAAGGTATATTAAATAGTATTGGAAAATTCAGTAAGGATAAAGAGCTAAACTGCGGAGCTTGTGGTTATCATTCCTGCAGAGAAAAGGCTATAGCCGTATTCCACGGAAAGGCACAGGTTCATATGTGTCTGCCCTATATGAGAGAAAGGGCAGAGTCTATTTCAAATATTATTATAAATTATACACCATATGCAATTTTTGCTCTGGATGAGAGCCTTAAAATACAAGAGCTTAACAAGTCTGCCCAACAGATGTTCAACCTGGGAGCCAGAAACATGAATGGAAAGAGTATTTTGGAGATACTCCCCTGTGATGGCTTTGAACAGGTGTTGGAAGGTGCTGAAAATGTGTATGATGAAAAATATGTTTATGAAAAATACGGTATGGTGGTAAAGCAGTCCATTATAAACGTAAAACAGCATAATACTGTTATAGTTATAATAAATGATATCACTAAAGAGGAGGCCCAGAGGCAGAAAATTCTGGAAAGTCGTTCTCAGAATATAGATATTGCTCAAAAAATTATGGAAAAACAGATGACGGTGGCTCAGGAAATCGCCAGTCTGCTTGGTGAAACTACTGCAGAAACAAAGGTGGCTTTAACCAAGCTTAAAAAATCAATTATGTCAGAGATGGGTGAATTATAG
- a CDS encoding SpoIIE family protein phosphatase, which yields MSLYIDVSYESINKYREELCGDKVEIIRSPDSVVVVLADGLGSGVKANILATLTSKIIGTIMSNGLDIEEAVNTVAKTLPVCKERGVAYSTFSIIQIFNNGEGYLAEFDNPSVVRLRKGKIMSLETESRVVNDKLIKEARFKVSPDDLFVMISDGVIHAGIGQTLNLGWQWENVSDYIQRTYKKDASSKTLAKLLLAACDNLYSHEPGDDTTVVTLKAKKPVKLNLMIGPPVDSSRDEEIVSRFIANEGKKVICGGTTSQIVARVLGKEIKTSIEYFNPAVPPTAEIEGINLTTEGVLTLRKTLDLLKACVSPESGMGDMLKLNKKDGASRLAKMLLEESTSIYFFVGRAMNPAHQNPEFPLNMGMKFKLVEELAALLTQTGKHISIEYC from the coding sequence GTGAGCCTATATATTGATGTAAGTTACGAAAGTATAAATAAATATAGAGAAGAATTATGCGGAGACAAGGTTGAAATTATTAGAAGCCCCGATTCCGTTGTAGTGGTTTTGGCAGACGGACTTGGAAGCGGTGTGAAGGCAAATATTCTTGCAACTCTGACATCAAAAATAATAGGTACAATTATGTCAAATGGTCTGGATATAGAAGAGGCTGTTAATACGGTAGCCAAAACTCTTCCTGTTTGTAAGGAGAGAGGGGTTGCATATTCAACTTTCTCCATAATACAGATATTTAATAATGGTGAAGGATACTTGGCCGAGTTTGATAATCCTTCTGTAGTAAGGCTGCGAAAAGGTAAAATAATGAGCCTGGAGACAGAAAGCAGGGTTGTTAATGATAAACTCATAAAAGAAGCCAGGTTTAAAGTCAGTCCTGATGACTTGTTTGTAATGATAAGCGACGGAGTTATTCATGCCGGCATAGGTCAGACATTAAATCTTGGGTGGCAGTGGGAAAATGTCAGTGATTACATACAAAGGACCTATAAAAAGGATGCATCTTCTAAGACACTTGCAAAACTTCTTTTGGCAGCCTGTGACAACCTTTATTCCCATGAACCCGGCGATGACACTACGGTTGTTACTCTTAAAGCAAAAAAACCTGTGAAGCTGAACCTGATGATAGGACCGCCTGTGGATTCTTCACGAGATGAGGAGATTGTATCTCGATTTATAGCAAACGAGGGGAAAAAAGTAATTTGTGGAGGTACTACTTCTCAGATTGTTGCCAGAGTTTTAGGAAAGGAAATTAAGACGTCAATAGAATACTTTAATCCTGCGGTTCCTCCTACAGCAGAGATAGAAGGTATTAACCTGACTACAGAGGGAGTACTTACCCTTAGAAAAACACTTGATTTGCTTAAAGCCTGCGTATCGCCTGAAAGTGGTATGGGAGATATGCTGAAACTTAATAAAAAGGATGGTGCTTCAAGGCTTGCAAAAATGCTCCTTGAGGAGAGTACAAGTATATATTTTTTTGTTGGAAGAGCAATGAATCCTGCACATCAGAATCCTGAATTTCCACTCAATATGGGAATGAAATTCAAGCTGGTGGAAGAACTGGCCGCATTGCTTACACAAACGGGAAAACATATAAGTATAGAGTATTGCTAG
- a CDS encoding zinc ribbon domain-containing protein — protein MGLRTIHLKLHKPSKLKREIIQKAFENYNNAFNYLLKTAFDNIDEIESNYKSPKGTYSTLSLSKWIDSKRSKELNKFDVQPFKDSLKFDFGMTMASYFAQKQTNPDMVFPNFKQDNTQGNEKLRPIYFCRYDTKRSFCLLYDPDDNKYFAKLFLMNVKNAKVRNISANKRELIYISKKPEPAKSLKRETFIVVPLSFGKWQENMLRQAVEKPEILRTARLLCRNNEYFLSMSINLPEEQEVKTTTFMGVSRGIKNDINYTIVDEKGNSIIKGSLQNCRESKDRKQIICKMANAIADIALKNKSMVILQNLVGKGDKLSWSEGGTVHKPVYGCKMYNDLVRVLEYKLPQKGLPIPAKVSSVDIFHTCCVCGSNTRKNRFSENMFICTTCGASYSIDELGSRNLAVKLIKYENTTFKLKARRTSEGMYLNNELIGLDIFVHKNENPYERLKEEIRNLLEKKEDNYINSKLNFKDIKSIIDKLVKSNFANIEII, from the coding sequence TTGGGTCTTAGGACAATACATTTAAAACTTCATAAACCCAGTAAGCTTAAACGTGAAATTATTCAAAAAGCATTTGAAAATTATAATAATGCATTTAATTATTTATTAAAAACTGCTTTTGATAATATAGATGAAATTGAAAGTAATTATAAATCCCCTAAAGGGACTTACAGTACACTGTCTCTTTCAAAATGGATAGACAGTAAAAGGTCGAAGGAATTGAATAAGTTTGATGTTCAGCCTTTCAAGGACTCCTTAAAGTTTGACTTTGGAATGACCATGGCAAGTTATTTTGCTCAGAAGCAAACAAACCCTGATATGGTGTTTCCGAATTTCAAGCAGGATAATACTCAAGGAAATGAAAAGTTGAGACCCATATACTTTTGCAGGTATGACACAAAAAGAAGTTTTTGTCTCCTATATGATCCTGACGACAACAAGTACTTTGCTAAACTGTTCCTGATGAATGTAAAAAATGCAAAGGTACGTAATATATCAGCAAATAAAAGAGAACTTATATATATATCCAAAAAACCCGAGCCTGCCAAAAGTCTAAAAAGGGAAACTTTTATTGTAGTTCCTCTTTCATTCGGGAAATGGCAGGAAAATATGCTTAGGCAAGCCGTTGAAAAGCCTGAAATACTTAGAACAGCTCGCTTGTTGTGCAGGAATAACGAGTACTTTCTGAGCATGAGTATAAATCTTCCGGAGGAGCAGGAAGTAAAAACTACCACTTTTATGGGTGTTAGCAGGGGTATAAAAAATGATATTAATTACACGATTGTTGATGAAAAAGGAAACTCAATTATAAAGGGAAGTCTTCAAAATTGCCGAGAATCAAAGGATAGAAAACAAATAATATGCAAGATGGCAAATGCAATAGCAGATATAGCTTTAAAAAATAAATCAATGGTAATTCTTCAGAACCTTGTGGGCAAGGGGGACAAACTCAGTTGGAGTGAAGGAGGAACTGTACACAAACCCGTTTATGGTTGTAAAATGTACAATGACCTTGTAAGAGTACTGGAATACAAGCTTCCCCAAAAAGGATTGCCGATTCCTGCGAAAGTAAGTTCTGTTGATATTTTCCATACATGTTGTGTATGCGGAAGCAACACCAGAAAAAACAGGTTTTCAGAAAACATGTTTATCTGCACAACCTGTGGAGCCAGCTATAGTATAGATGAACTTGGCAGCAGAAATCTTGCCGTAAAACTCATAAAGTATGAAAATACTACCTTCAAGTTGAAGGCAAGAAGGACAAGCGAAGGTATGTACCTGAATAATGAACTTATAGGGTTGGATATATTTGTTCACAAGAATGAAAATCCTTACGAACGGCTGAAGGAAGAGATAAGGAATTTACTGGAGAAAAAAGAGGATAATTATATTAACTCCAAACTTAATTTTAAGGATATAAAAAGTATTATTGATAAATTAGTAAAAAGCAATTTTGCAAATATAGAAATAATTTAA
- a CDS encoding TerC/Alx family metal homeostasis membrane protein has translation MSTKKALKWVGFWMALAIIFNIGVLLIEGPAKASEFLGGYVIELSLSVDNLFLFLILFSSFGIPPAYQRRVLNYGILGAIVLRLIFIVLGITLVNKIHFILYIFGVILIISGCKMMFGHEKPVEHKDNKVLKIMGKFLPMTDKMHEERFFIKENGKRYATPLLAILVLIESSDILFAIDSIPAIFSISTDPFIVYTSNIFAILGLRSLYFVLGALQERFKYVKYGVALILVFTGVKLGILFFDLEIPILISLLTIFTILVGSVIFSVFKSKSEEKKEKEIKLKKVDL, from the coding sequence ATGTCTACTAAAAAAGCACTAAAATGGGTTGGATTCTGGATGGCATTAGCCATAATATTTAATATCGGCGTTTTGCTGATTGAGGGTCCTGCCAAAGCATCAGAATTCCTTGGAGGCTATGTAATTGAATTAAGTCTCAGTGTTGATAACCTGTTTTTGTTCCTTATCTTATTTTCAAGCTTTGGAATACCGCCTGCCTATCAGAGAAGAGTTTTAAACTATGGAATACTTGGAGCTATAGTTTTAAGACTGATATTTATAGTACTGGGAATAACTCTTGTTAACAAAATTCACTTTATTCTGTATATCTTCGGAGTAATATTGATAATAAGCGGCTGCAAGATGATGTTTGGTCATGAAAAGCCTGTGGAACACAAGGATAATAAAGTATTAAAGATTATGGGCAAGTTTTTACCAATGACGGACAAGATGCATGAAGAGAGATTTTTTATTAAAGAAAACGGTAAGAGATATGCAACTCCTCTTCTGGCAATACTTGTACTTATTGAATCTTCAGATATCCTGTTTGCTATAGACTCAATACCTGCTATTTTTTCAATATCAACTGACCCATTTATAGTTTATACATCAAATATATTCGCCATATTAGGACTCAGAAGCTTGTATTTTGTTCTTGGTGCATTACAGGAAAGATTCAAGTATGTGAAATACGGTGTAGCACTTATACTTGTATTCACAGGTGTAAAACTTGGTATTTTGTTCTTTGATCTTGAAATACCTATACTTATCTCACTGCTTACAATATTTACAATATTAGTAGGCAGCGTAATTTTCTCAGTATTTAAGTCAAAAAGTGAGGAAAAGAAGGAAAAAGAAATTAAGCTTAAAAAAGTAGATCTATAA
- a CDS encoding CCA tRNA nucleotidyltransferase, whose protein sequence is MILCEKFDFPENAGYVIKKLNEAGYEAYFVGGCVRDSILCKTPYDWDITTNALPVDIKKIFDKTYDTGIKHGTVTVLAGEMSLEVTTYRIDGDYKDFRRPENVEFTASLREDLARRDFTINALAYHPEHGLVDFFGGLQDLNKQVIKAVGDPEQRFREDALRMMRAIRFSAQLGFTIEESTFEAIKNNSALIANISSERIRDELSKTLVSENPLNFNYLHQTGILPYILPEFELCYKTEQVNPYHIYNVADHTMYSVKSIENDYILRWTMLLHDVGKPPRKTTDAKGIDHFYGHQAVSCEIAKKVLNRLRFDKDSIRKIVLLIKYHDMDIEDNPRSIRKAINKIGDELFPLLLKVQKADKMAQNPDFLAERIVKWNKIEKIYSDIKSEQQCLNKKDMAVNGNDLIVLLGMKPGIEIREMLDYLFDCVLECPELNEKQKLLEIAKKRMK, encoded by the coding sequence ATGATTTTATGTGAAAAATTTGATTTTCCCGAAAATGCGGGATATGTTATAAAAAAACTAAATGAGGCTGGATACGAAGCTTATTTTGTGGGAGGCTGTGTAAGAGATAGTATCCTTTGTAAAACACCTTATGATTGGGATATAACAACAAATGCACTGCCTGTTGACATAAAAAAGATATTTGATAAAACCTATGACACCGGTATAAAGCATGGTACAGTTACTGTACTCGCAGGTGAAATGAGTTTGGAAGTTACAACATATAGGATAGATGGAGATTATAAAGATTTTCGACGCCCGGAAAATGTTGAGTTTACCGCAAGCCTCAGGGAGGACTTAGCAAGAAGGGATTTTACTATTAATGCATTGGCATATCATCCTGAACACGGTCTGGTTGACTTTTTCGGAGGTTTACAGGATTTAAATAAACAAGTGATAAAAGCCGTTGGTGACCCGGAGCAGAGATTCAGGGAAGATGCTCTTCGCATGATGCGAGCAATAAGATTCTCAGCTCAGCTGGGGTTTACCATTGAAGAATCTACATTTGAAGCTATAAAAAACAATTCAGCACTTATAGCCAATATCAGCAGCGAGAGGATAAGGGATGAACTGAGTAAAACCTTGGTATCAGAGAATCCTTTAAATTTCAATTATCTCCACCAGACAGGAATTTTACCATACATTTTGCCGGAGTTTGAGCTATGCTATAAAACTGAACAGGTAAATCCTTATCATATTTACAATGTAGCAGACCACACAATGTATTCAGTAAAAAGTATTGAGAATGATTACATTCTCAGATGGACAATGCTTTTGCATGATGTAGGTAAACCACCAAGAAAAACAACTGATGCAAAAGGAATAGATCATTTTTACGGGCATCAGGCAGTAAGCTGTGAAATTGCAAAAAAAGTACTTAATCGGTTGAGGTTTGACAAGGACTCAATAAGGAAGATTGTTTTGCTTATAAAATACCATGATATGGATATAGAGGATAATCCAAGATCTATAAGAAAAGCAATAAATAAGATAGGGGATGAGTTGTTTCCCTTGCTGTTAAAGGTTCAGAAGGCCGATAAAATGGCACAGAATCCGGATTTTCTTGCCGAGAGAATAGTAAAATGGAATAAAATAGAGAAGATTTATTCAGATATAAAAAGTGAACAGCAATGCTTGAATAAAAAAGATATGGCTGTTAACGGAAATGATTTAATAGTGTTGCTTGGAATGAAACCTGGAATAGAAATACGTGAAATGCTGGATTATTTATTTGATTGTGTATTGGAATGTCCAGAGCTTAATGAAAAGCAAAAATTATTAGAAATTGCGAAAAAACGAATGAAGTAG
- a CDS encoding DUF554 domain-containing protein, with translation MTGVGTIVNAGAVIFGGLAGTVLRNGIPEKYKNIVMQAIGLSVVFIGISGTIKEMVTIVDGNKLDRQYIMLMIFSLVIGGLIGEFLKIEKRLENLGTWFQKRIPDKGGYFSDGFVTASLVFCVGAMAIVGALEDGLSGNPSTLFAKSILDGVTSLVFASTLGIGVAFSAIPVFVYQGGITLLSGVIKPWLSDAVISQMSLIGGVLIFAIGINLLQIKKISVGNLLPAVFIPVFYYIIKMLFM, from the coding sequence ATGACTGGGGTTGGAACAATTGTAAATGCAGGTGCCGTAATTTTTGGAGGACTGGCAGGGACAGTACTTAGAAATGGTATCCCTGAAAAGTATAAAAATATTGTAATGCAGGCCATAGGTTTATCGGTGGTTTTTATTGGGATATCTGGTACAATAAAGGAAATGGTCACAATAGTAGATGGCAATAAGTTGGACAGGCAGTATATAATGCTTATGATTTTCAGCTTAGTAATAGGCGGTCTTATAGGGGAGTTTTTGAAAATAGAAAAAAGACTTGAAAACTTGGGAACATGGTTTCAAAAAAGGATTCCTGACAAAGGAGGATATTTTTCTGATGGCTTTGTGACTGCAAGCCTTGTTTTTTGTGTAGGTGCCATGGCTATAGTTGGGGCTCTGGAAGATGGTCTTTCAGGGAATCCTTCAACATTATTTGCAAAATCTATTCTTGATGGAGTTACATCTTTGGTTTTTGCTTCAACACTGGGCATAGGTGTTGCGTTTTCGGCTATACCTGTATTTGTTTATCAAGGTGGAATAACCCTACTTTCGGGGGTTATAAAACCATGGCTTTCTGATGCCGTAATTTCTCAAATGTCCCTTATAGGCGGAGTATTAATATTTGCAATAGGTATTAATCTTTTGCAGATTAAGAAGATAAGTGTAGGGAATTTACTTCCGGCTGTTTTCATACCTGTATTTTACTATATAATAAAAATGCTCTTTATGTAG
- the hprK gene encoding HPr(Ser) kinase/phosphatase, with amino-acid sequence MFSVTIKEIMEEFQLEELTGTPDCDNVEISSADVNRPGLQLAGYMEYFGTDRMQIIGKGETAYLMQLTEEERYKRLDNFFKCGFPCMVVARGLGVFPEMIEVGRKYNIPVLRTDDVTSRFMSGVIRYLNLQLAPRTSMHGVLVEVYGEGILILGESGVGKSEIALELVKRGHRLVADDNVEIRKVSDKTLVGTAPDIIRHFIEIRGIGILDVKNLYGVGSVKMTENINLVIKLEHWNDKKIYDRLGLEDEFTDILGLTVPCLNIPVSPGRNLAIIVEVAAMNNRQKKMGYNAAKALSERVLGNINKDI; translated from the coding sequence ATGTTTTCTGTAACCATAAAAGAGATAATGGAAGAGTTTCAGCTTGAAGAACTGACCGGAACCCCGGATTGCGACAATGTGGAAATCTCATCAGCCGATGTGAACAGGCCGGGACTACAGCTTGCCGGATACATGGAATATTTTGGAACTGATAGAATGCAGATAATAGGTAAAGGTGAAACTGCCTACTTGATGCAGTTGACAGAAGAAGAACGATATAAGAGACTGGATAACTTTTTTAAATGTGGATTTCCGTGTATGGTTGTAGCAAGAGGATTAGGGGTTTTTCCTGAAATGATAGAAGTAGGGCGTAAATATAACATTCCTGTTTTAAGGACAGACGATGTTACATCCAGATTTATGAGTGGTGTTATAAGATACCTTAATCTTCAGCTTGCACCAAGAACAAGTATGCACGGTGTTCTTGTAGAAGTATACGGTGAGGGAATACTTATACTCGGAGAAAGCGGAGTTGGAAAAAGTGAAATAGCTTTGGAGTTGGTAAAAAGAGGGCACAGACTTGTAGCAGACGATAATGTTGAGATTAGAAAGGTTTCGGATAAGACTCTTGTAGGTACTGCTCCTGACATCATACGTCACTTTATAGAGATAAGAGGTATAGGTATTCTTGATGTAAAAAACCTTTATGGTGTAGGCTCTGTAAAGATGACAGAGAATATAAACCTTGTAATAAAACTTGAACATTGGAATGATAAGAAAATATATGACAGACTTGGACTTGAAGATGAATTTACTGATATATTGGGTCTAACAGTCCCATGCCTTAATATTCCTGTTAGCCCGGGCAGAAATCTGGCTATTATAGTTGAGGTAGCTGCCATGAACAACAGACAGAAAAAAATGGGGTACAATGCTGCAAAGGCTCTTAGTGAAAGAGTCCTGGGAAATATAAATAAAGATATATAA
- a CDS encoding phosphatase produces the protein MNIVVDTHTHTISSGHAYSTVQENAKEAYVNGISMINISDHGPAMKGAPFLYHFGNLRVIPDILYGVRIIRGVEANIIDYNGTVDMPEGYLKMLELVLASFHDICIEPSTIENHTNAAIEILKNPYIDIFAHPGNPQFQIDIEKVVKTAKDYNKLIELNNHSFFVRRGSEENCREIARMCKKYGVRVTTGTDSHISFSIGRFDNVMKILKEVEMPEELVITTSVEKMENYLSERKKRIKK, from the coding sequence TTGAATATAGTAGTTGATACACATACACATACAATTTCAAGCGGACACGCATACAGTACAGTTCAAGAAAACGCAAAAGAGGCTTATGTAAACGGAATTAGCATGATTAATATTTCAGACCATGGTCCTGCAATGAAGGGAGCTCCATTTCTATATCATTTCGGGAATCTTCGAGTCATACCGGATATATTGTATGGAGTAAGGATTATTCGTGGAGTAGAAGCTAATATAATAGATTATAATGGTACGGTTGATATGCCGGAGGGATACTTAAAAATGTTGGAGCTGGTTCTGGCCAGCTTTCATGATATCTGTATAGAGCCTTCTACCATTGAAAATCACACCAATGCAGCCATTGAAATATTAAAAAATCCGTATATAGATATTTTTGCTCATCCCGGGAATCCCCAATTTCAGATAGATATTGAGAAGGTTGTTAAAACCGCTAAGGATTACAATAAGCTTATTGAACTAAACAATCATTCCTTTTTTGTACGCAGGGGAAGTGAAGAGAATTGCAGGGAAATAGCACGAATGTGTAAAAAATACGGTGTAAGGGTAACAACCGGGACAGACTCTCACATTAGTTTCAGTATTGGCAGGTTTGATAATGTCATGAAAATTTTAAAAGAAGTGGAAATGCCAGAGGAACTGGTTATTACTACTTCTGTTGAGAAGATGGAAAATTATCTGTCCGAAAGGAAAAAACGTATTAAGAAATAG
- the murB gene encoding UDP-N-acetylmuramate dehydrogenase — MLEKEECVILQIEEFVQKLVSVTGKDGVSVNEPMANHTSFKIGGPADIMVYPRNSSQLGCVVRECIKSNMPFMVMGNGTNLLVSDKGIRGVVIKIYDNMSAYKVDNDSIEVEAGILVSKASKLALENSLTGLEFAEGIPGTVGGAVTMNAGAYIGEMCMVVHQTEYMDREGNIRTITGEEHCFSYRNSIIQKSKGIVLKTRLKLQKGDSIKIKEKMDEFNFKRRDKQPLEWPSAGSVFKRPQGHFVGKLIDDCGLRGYGIGGAQISDKHSGFIINRGGATCSDVLALIKHIQNTVNEKFGVQLEPELRIIGDFNG, encoded by the coding sequence ATTCTGGAGAAGGAGGAATGCGTTATATTACAGATTGAAGAGTTTGTTCAGAAGCTAGTTTCTGTTACCGGAAAGGACGGAGTGTCAGTTAATGAACCTATGGCTAATCATACCTCCTTTAAAATAGGCGGGCCTGCGGATATCATGGTTTACCCTAGAAACAGTAGTCAGCTTGGATGTGTTGTCAGAGAGTGCATAAAGTCCAATATGCCTTTTATGGTTATGGGAAATGGTACTAATCTGCTGGTGTCAGACAAGGGAATTAGGGGTGTCGTAATTAAAATTTATGACAACATGTCAGCTTACAAAGTTGACAATGATTCAATTGAAGTTGAAGCAGGAATACTTGTTTCCAAGGCATCTAAACTGGCCCTTGAAAATTCCCTTACAGGACTTGAATTTGCAGAAGGAATCCCAGGTACTGTAGGAGGGGCAGTGACTATGAATGCGGGAGCCTATATCGGTGAAATGTGTATGGTTGTTCATCAGACCGAATACATGGATAGGGAAGGCAATATCAGGACCATAACCGGGGAGGAACATTGTTTTTCCTACAGAAACAGTATTATACAGAAATCAAAAGGGATAGTTCTGAAAACAAGGTTAAAGCTTCAGAAGGGTGACAGTATAAAAATAAAAGAAAAAATGGATGAGTTCAATTTTAAGCGACGGGATAAGCAGCCTTTAGAATGGCCCAGTGCAGGAAGTGTTTTTAAAAGGCCTCAGGGACATTTTGTTGGCAAGCTTATTGATGATTGCGGACTCAGAGGATACGGAATTGGAGGGGCACAGATATCAGACAAACACAGCGGCTTCATTATAAATCGGGGAGGCGCTACATGCAGTGATGTTTTAGCCTTGATAAAGCATATACAGAATACGGTTAATGAAAAATTTGGTGTTCAGTTAGAACCTGAACTAAGGATTATAGGAGACTTTAACGGATAA